In one Cottoperca gobio chromosome 12, fCotGob3.1, whole genome shotgun sequence genomic region, the following are encoded:
- the plpp1a gene encoding phospholipid phosphatase 1 isoform X2 — translation MFEARAVPFVLLDVACLILAGLPFIILTLQHSPFRRGFFCNDDSIKFPLKEDTISYQLLGGVMIPVTILAMIFGECLLVYLKRITSKSTFGSYISCVYKAVGTFLFGAAMSQSLTDIAKYSIGRLRPHFLDVCKPDRRLNCSSGAYIEDFTCSGDASMVNEGRLSFYSGHSSFSMYCMLFLALYLQARFKAEWARLLRPTIQFFLIAASVYTGLSRVSDYKHHWSDVLMGLLQGALMALLVVFCVSDFFKPQVVARKEMDIPHTTLQDNPTNGNHFESPN, via the exons ATGTTCGAGGCCCGAGCAGTCCCGTTTGTCCTGCTGGACGTCGCATGTCTGATTCTAG CTGGACTCCCGTTTATAATACTCACATTGCAGCACAGTCCTTTCCGCCGGGGCTTTTTCTGTAATGATGATTCAATCAAGTTCCCTCTTAAAGAAGACACCATATCCTATCAGTTGTTAGGAGGTGTAATGATTCCCGTCACAATACTCGCT ATGATCTTTGGCGAGTGCCTCTTAGTTTATCTGAAGCGCATCACATCCAAGTCGACCTTCGGCAGCTACATTTCCTGTGTTTACAAAGCCGTCGGCACCTTCCTGTTCGGCGCCGCGATGAGCCAGTCGCTGACCGACATCGCCAAGTACTCCATCGGCCGGCTCAGGCCGCACTTCCTGGACGTGTGCAAACCTGATCGGAGGTTGAACTGCTCGTCGGGAGCTTATATTGAAGACTTCACCTGCAGTGGAGACGCCAGCATGGTCAACGAGGGCCG GCTGTCCTTCTACTCCGGCCACTCCTCTTTCTCCATGTACTGCATGCTGTTCCTGGCT CTCTACCTGCAGGCTCGATTCAAGGCTGAATGGGCGCGGCTGCTGAGACCCACAATACAGTTCTTCCTGATCGCCGCCTCGGTGTACACAGGGCTGTCGAGGGTGTCGGATTATAAACACCACTGGAGCGACGTGCTGATGGGACTCCTGCAGGGCGCCCTCATGGCGCTCCTCGTG GTCTTCTGCGTGTCTGACTTTTTCAAGCCACAGGTGGTCGCCCGTAAAGAGATGGACATCCCTCACACGACCCTGCAGGATAACCCGACCAATGGAAACCACTTTGAGAGTCCCAACTGA
- the plpp1a gene encoding phospholipid phosphatase 1 isoform X1, producing the protein MFEARAVPFVLLDVACLILGGLPLAAFNLGKIRPYQRGFFCNDESIKYPFHASTVTSTVLYTVGFALPISCMIFGECLLVYLKRITSKSTFGSYISCVYKAVGTFLFGAAMSQSLTDIAKYSIGRLRPHFLDVCKPDRRLNCSSGAYIEDFTCSGDASMVNEGRLSFYSGHSSFSMYCMLFLALYLQARFKAEWARLLRPTIQFFLIAASVYTGLSRVSDYKHHWSDVLMGLLQGALMALLVVFCVSDFFKPQVVARKEMDIPHTTLQDNPTNGNHFESPN; encoded by the exons ATGTTCGAGGCCCGAGCAGTCCCGTTTGTCCTGCTGGACGTCGCATGTCTGATTCTAG GGGGTCTGCCTCTGGCGGCCTTTAACCTGGGTAAGATCCGCCCCTACCAGAGGGGCTTTTTCTGTAACGACGAAAGCATCAAGTACCCTTTCCACGCCAGCACCGTCACCTCCACGGTGCTCTACACGGTGGGCTTCGCTCTGCCCATTAGCTGC ATGATCTTTGGCGAGTGCCTCTTAGTTTATCTGAAGCGCATCACATCCAAGTCGACCTTCGGCAGCTACATTTCCTGTGTTTACAAAGCCGTCGGCACCTTCCTGTTCGGCGCCGCGATGAGCCAGTCGCTGACCGACATCGCCAAGTACTCCATCGGCCGGCTCAGGCCGCACTTCCTGGACGTGTGCAAACCTGATCGGAGGTTGAACTGCTCGTCGGGAGCTTATATTGAAGACTTCACCTGCAGTGGAGACGCCAGCATGGTCAACGAGGGCCG GCTGTCCTTCTACTCCGGCCACTCCTCTTTCTCCATGTACTGCATGCTGTTCCTGGCT CTCTACCTGCAGGCTCGATTCAAGGCTGAATGGGCGCGGCTGCTGAGACCCACAATACAGTTCTTCCTGATCGCCGCCTCGGTGTACACAGGGCTGTCGAGGGTGTCGGATTATAAACACCACTGGAGCGACGTGCTGATGGGACTCCTGCAGGGCGCCCTCATGGCGCTCCTCGTG GTCTTCTGCGTGTCTGACTTTTTCAAGCCACAGGTGGTCGCCCGTAAAGAGATGGACATCCCTCACACGACCCTGCAGGATAACCCGACCAATGGAAACCACTTTGAGAGTCCCAACTGA
- the mtrex gene encoding exosome RNA helicase MTR4 has translation MADAFGDGLFSVFDDEQQTTASKKIPASLTPEIGKVITKNGTEKDAGPSAPIKREADSDGGEEVLFGKKPRHETVSANDLNLAEFMPQVKVEQIETVEGCSHEVALQASDEYKPLKPRVGKAAKEYPFVLDPFQREALLCIDNNESVLVSAHTSAGKTVCAEYAIALALREKQRVIFTSPIKALSNQKYREMYEEFQDVGLMTGDVTINPTASCLVMTTEILRSMLYRGSEIMREVAWVVFDEIHYMRDLERGVVWEETIILLPDNVHYVFLSATIPNAKQFAEWICHLHKQPCHVVYTEYRPTPLQHYIFPAGGDGLHLVVDENGDFREDNFNTAMQVLRDAGDSGGNGGGKWDPRGRKGGTRGPSNVFKIVKMIMERNFQPVIIFSFSKKECEAYALQVAKLDFNREDEKRLVEEVFSNAVDCLSDEDKKLPQVEHVLPLLKRGIGIHHGGLLPILKETIEILFSEGLIKALFATETFAMGINMPARTVLFTSARKFDGKNHRFITSGEYIQMSGRAGRRGMDDRGIVIFMADEKMSPSVGKQLLKGSADPLNSAFHLTYNMVLNLLRVEEINPEYMLEKSFYQFQHYRALPGVVEKIKKYEEQYHGIEIPNEEGVVTYFKIRQQLAKLGKEIQEFTHKPKYCLPFLQPGRLVKVKNDEADFGWGVVVNFCKKSNVKTTTDSEPLYVVEVLVHCSKDSVKDAATEAAKPAAAGESGEMQVVPVMLHLLTSISSVRLYIPKDLRPFDNRQLMLKSIQEVQKRFPDGVPLLDPVDDMGIKDPALKKVIQKVEAFEHRMYSHPLHSDPNLESVYSLCEKKALIAADVRTAKRELKKARTVLQMDKLKCRKRVLRRLGFASPSDVIEMKGRVACEISSGDELLLTEMVFNGLFNDLTVEQATALLSCFVFQENASEMPKLTEQLAAPLRQMQECAKRIAKVSADAKLEVDEETYLNQFKPHLMDVVFAWANGATFAQICKMTDVFEGSIIRCMRRLEEVLRQMCSAAKAIGNTELENKFAEGITKIKRDIIFAASLYL, from the exons ATGGCGGACGCTTTTGGAGACGGGTTGTTCAGCGTGTTTGATGATGAACAGCAAACTACTGCAAGTAAAAAGATACCCGCTTCTCTGACACCAGAAATCGG gAAAGTTATTACTAAAAATGGCACCGAAAAAGATGCTGGTCCGTCTGCCCCGATCAAGAGGGAGGCAGACAGTGACGGGGGAGAGGAGGTGTTGTTTGGGAAGAAGCCTCGACATGAGACGGTCTCTGCTAATGACCTAAA tcTTGCAGAGTTTATGCCCCAAGTGAAGGTGGAGCAGATTGAGACTGTAGAAGGATGCTCACACGAG GTCGCCCTGCAGGCCAGTGATGAATACAAACCACTGAAGCCACGAGTGGGGAAAGCAGCCAAG GAGTACCCTTTTGTTCTCGACCCGTTCCAGCGCGAGGCCCTCTTGTGTATCGACAACAACGAGTCTGTGCTCGTGTCTGCTCACACTTCTGCCGGCAAGACCGTCTGTGCCGA ATATGCCATCGCTCTGGCcctgagagagaagcagagagtgaTCTTCACCAGCCCCATCAAAGCTCTGTCCAACCAGAAGTACAGAGAGATGTACGAAGAGTTCCAGGATGTTGGGCTGATGACCGGAGACGTCACCATCAACCCCACCGCCTCCTGCCTCGTCATGACAACGGAG ATCCTGAGGAGCATGCTGTACCGAGGCTCGGAGATCATGAGGGAGGTGGCGTGGGTCGTCTTTGACGAGATCCATTACATGAGAGATTTAG AGCGTGGCGTGGTGTGGGAGGAGACCATCATCCTTCTTCCGGACAACGTGCATTACGTCTTCCTGTCAGCCACCATCCCCAATGCCAAGCAGTTTGCAGAGTGGATTTGTCACCTACATAAGCAG CCGTGCCATGTCGTGTACACAGAATACCGTCCCACtccactgcaacactacatcttCCCAGCAGGGGGCGATGGACTCCACCTGGTTGTGGATGAGAAC GGAGACTTCAGAGAAGACAACTTCAACACAGCTATGCAGGTGCTGAGAGACGCAGGGGATTCTGGGGGCAACGGAGGCGGCAAGTGGGACCCGAGAGGTCGGAAAGGAGGCACGAGAG GTCCATCCAACGTGTTCAAGATCGTGAAGATGATCATGGAGAGGAACTTCCAGCCCGTCATCATTTTCAGCTTCAGCAAGAAGGAGTGTGAGGCCTACGCTCTGCAGGTGGCCAAGCTGGACTTTAACAgag AGGACGAGAAACGTCTGGTGGAGGAAGTGTTCAGCAACGCGGTGGACTGTCTGTCAGACGAGGACAAGAAGCTCCCTCAG GTGGAGCATGTGCTGCCACTGTTGAAGCGGGGGATAGGAATCCACCACGGAGGTCTGCTGCCCATCCTGAAGGAGACCATCGAGATCCTTTTCTCCGAAGGTCTGATCAAG GCGCTGTTTGCTACGGAGACATTCGCCATGGGCATCAACATGCCGGCTCGCACTGTGCTCTTCACCAGCGCACGCAAGTTTGATGGCAAGAATCACCGCTtt ATTACTTCAGGTGAGTACATCCAGATGTCCGGGCGAGCcgggaggagagggatggacgaCAGGGGAATTGTTATCTTCATGGCGGACGAGAAGATGAGTCCATCTGTGGGCAAACAGCTGCTGAAG GGCTCTGCAGACCCTCTGAACAGTGCCTTCCACCTGACCTACAACATGGTGCTCAACCTGCTGCGTGTGGAGGAGATCAACCCGGAGTACATGCTGGAGAAGTCTTTCTACCAGTTCCAGCACTACAGAGCTTTGCCCGGCGTCGTGGAGA AGATTAAGAAGTATGAGGAGCAGTACCACGGCATTGAGATCCCCAACGAGGAAGGTGTGGTCACTTACTTTAAGATCCGACAGCAGCTCGCCAAACTGGGTAAAGAGATCCAAGAGTTCACCCACAAACCCAAATACTGCTTGCCCTTCTTGCAGCCGGGGCGACTTGTCAAG GTAAAAAATGATGAGGCTGACTTCGGCTGGGGAGTCGTTGTAAACTTCTGCAAGAAGTCTAACGTGAAG ACCACGACAGACTCTGAGCCGCTGTATGTGGTGGAGGTTTTAGTCCACTGTAGTAAAGACAGCGTGAAGGATGCTGCGACCGAAGCAGCTAAACCTGCAGCTGCAGGGGAGAGTGGAGAGATGCAG GTGGTCCCAGTGATGCTCCATCTCCTGACCTCCATCAGCTCAGTTCGTCTTTACATCCCCAAAGACCTGCGGCCCTTCGACAACAGGCAGCTCATGCTCAAGTCTATTCAG GAGGTGCAGAAACGTTTCCCAGATGGCGTTCCTCTGCTCGACCCCGTGGACGACATGGGCATCAAAGACCCCGCACTGAAGAAAGTCATCCAGAAAGTGGAGGCCTTTGAGCACCGCATGTACTCGCACCCCCTGCACAGCGACCCCAACCTGGAGTCTGTGTATTCCCTGTGTGAGAAGAAAGCTCTG atcGCAGCAGACGTTCGAACGGCCAAGCGAGAGCTGAAGAAAGCTCGCACCGTCCTGCAGATGGACAAGCTGAAGTGCAGGAAGAGAGTTCTGCGACGCCTCGGCTTCGCCAGTCCCTCCGACGTCATCGAGATGAAGGGGCGGGTCGCCTGTGAAATCAGCAG CGGCGACGAGCTGCTGCTGACGGAGATGGTGTTCAACGGTCTCTTCAACGACCTGACGGTGGAACAAGCCACCGCCCTGCTGTCCTGCTTCGTCTTCCAGGAGAAC GCCAGCGAGATGCCCAAACTGACGGAACAGCTGGCGGCTCCTTTGAGACAGATGCAG gaGTGTGCGAAGCGCATCGCCAAAGTGTCTGCAGACGCCAAGCTGGAGGTGGATGAGGAGACGTACCTGAACCAGTTCAAGCCTCACCTCATGGACGTGGTGTTCGCCTGGGCTAACGGCGCCACGTTCGCTCAAATCTGCAAGATGACCGACGTCTTTGAAG gGAGCATCATCCGCTGCATGCGTCGCCTGGAAGAAgtcctgagacaaatgtgttctGCAGCCAAGGCCATCGGCAACACGGAGCTGGAGAACAAGTTCGCTGAAG gaatAACGAAGATCAAGAGAGACATTATATTTGCTGCCAGTCTGTATCTTTAA